A region from the Candidatus Bathyarchaeota archaeon genome encodes:
- a CDS encoding ArsR family transcriptional regulator codes for MKTIVYPSKKIATLFYDDTRRGIIRELRAGPKTVSELAKILKKRKPTIVHHIEILKKEGIVERKESPPEDRREKPYGLTSILTPLESIDKKEYEIMKMAVEDQFKSFSSLEAAESRVKLFVSLFRAIRISALVYGVDMDEILRHTGRIVGEALTGNFSKSNMEVLLRELAVFWSKNSLGEMVFKIVKPNLIEILVYECYECAGMPKIGCTLCAFDAGIIEGVIGRLLSSNAYAMETECWGNGYQHCKFIVALERD; via the coding sequence ATGAAAACGATTGTGTACCCTAGCAAAAAAATAGCAACTTTATTTTATGATGATACCCGTAGAGGCATAATCCGAGAACTCCGAGCAGGTCCGAAAACGGTATCAGAACTTGCCAAAATTCTTAAAAAAAGAAAACCGACAATCGTCCACCACATTGAAATTCTGAAAAAAGAGGGGATAGTTGAACGGAAAGAATCCCCTCCCGAAGATAGACGCGAAAAACCATATGGATTAACCTCAATTTTAACACCGTTAGAAAGTATCGATAAGAAAGAATATGAAATTATGAAAATGGCGGTAGAGGATCAGTTCAAAAGCTTCTCTTCCCTTGAAGCCGCTGAAAGTAGAGTAAAGTTATTTGTGTCATTGTTTCGCGCAATACGAATCTCTGCATTGGTTTACGGCGTTGACATGGATGAAATTCTACGCCATACGGGCCGAATAGTTGGAGAAGCCCTTACTGGAAATTTTTCTAAATCCAACATGGAGGTTTTGTTGCGGGAATTGGCAGTTTTCTGGTCAAAAAACAGCCTAGGCGAAATGGTTTTCAAAATAGTGAAGCCCAATCTCATCGAGATACTTGTATACGAATGTTATGAATGCGCTGGAATGCCAAAAATAGGATGCACCCTTTGTGCTTTTGATGCAGGGATAATCGAAGGGGTGATCGGTAGACTCCTATCATCCAATGCGTATGCAATGGAAACAGAATGCTGGGGAAATGGATACCAACACTGTAAGTTCATTGTTGCTCTCGAACGCGATTAA
- a CDS encoding MBL fold metallo-hydrolase, producing MSIREIEALTLRKGELAFLWFNNYAGVVIKSPTMVIVVDPVEVDPEVFTKVKVILITHEHYDHLDESIVETIYAKTKCTVISDPTSFPRLSDVVSPEKLIEAKVGEAVDVDGLTIRPEYSNHPPATTPVTYLITTEDGITVYHTSDSLPFSDMRKIGQQYKPDIAFCTIGIAPGTSPKTGAEIAKLVQPKLAIPYHGTKTDEFVRILSKEAPTIRCLVVQKDRVYKYP from the coding sequence ATGTCAATCCGTGAAATTGAAGCACTAACGTTAAGGAAGGGTGAGTTAGCTTTCCTTTGGTTTAATAACTATGCAGGGGTCGTGATTAAAAGTCCGACGATGGTGATAGTTGTGGATCCAGTAGAGGTGGATCCTGAGGTCTTCACTAAGGTCAAGGTTATCTTAATAACTCATGAACACTATGATCACCTAGACGAATCGATCGTGGAGACTATTTACGCTAAAACTAAATGCACTGTAATCTCTGACCCTACTTCCTTTCCGCGGTTAAGCGATGTGGTTTCTCCTGAGAAATTGATTGAGGCTAAGGTTGGTGAAGCAGTTGATGTCGATGGGTTAACTATACGGCCTGAGTATAGTAATCATCCACCCGCAACTACGCCTGTTACATACTTAATCACAACTGAGGATGGGATAACCGTATATCATACCAGTGACAGCTTACCCTTCAGTGATATGCGGAAGATCGGGCAGCAATACAAACCAGACATCGCCTTCTGCACTATTGGAATCGCGCCTGGGACCAGTCCGAAAACCGGGGCTGAAATCGCAAAATTAGTTCAACCTAAACTAGCTATTCCATATCATGGAACTAAAACAGATGAATTCGTTCGAATTTTGTCAAAGGAAGCTCCTACGATCCGCTGTTTAGTTGTTCAAAAAGACCGCGTGTACAAGTATCCTTGA
- the cdhC gene encoding CO dehydrogenase/CO-methylating acetyl-CoA synthase complex subunit beta, giving the protein MAIEGAKTAIIAAEGFLKGAIRLKGAEATVSYPETGYFLPCIYALTGKDIKKLSELSPILDYAKSLINDTPTVENALNAGLATLIAAEVIEASRYASLGKPYGTETLDGFPHMGFQSDVYMRKQGVGLVSHTLPGIAVIVGYAPNPEVAGKIGKELQERGILSFLVGPVCEQMAQAGVKLGQEYGMVPLGRGLTAASHASTLAFRLPIVFGGYKPGKKDEILDYIKHRVPAFILQLGTLDNILMAAIMGVIAMGLTVTSDQEIPKIINGFTSQPDYSKIVESACEVRNLTLYPENVIRLKRLEIPIPIAFGPAFEGKSIRKEQMYVEFGGGKSPAFELVRMKTMEEVQDGKIVVEGPEIDQMEEGKAYPLGIIVDIAGRKMEKDFEPVLERRIHEWINYGEETWHLGQRKINWIRISKEGFKKGFKIRHFGDILYVKYHTDFPAIAEKVQITLLTDKAKVEEALKEATQYYDARDARITGLTDEQVDTFYSCTLCQSFAAQHVCVITPERPSLCGAISWLDAKASHRIQPEGLNQPITPGKCLDPERGEWEGVNEFVYKASRNATKRLHLYSITSFPETSCGCFECVAVVAFEVNGVIIINREYGGENPTGLPFSTLAGTIGGGVQTPGAMGIGRMYILSKKFIKPDGGIKRVVWMPRELKEALESGLRKRGEEEGVPDLYDKIADETVAKTMEELIAYLQKVKHPVLEMPPLTV; this is encoded by the coding sequence ATGGCAATCGAAGGAGCGAAAACAGCGATAATAGCCGCTGAGGGTTTCCTAAAGGGAGCGATTAGGCTCAAAGGAGCTGAAGCCACTGTCTCCTATCCCGAAACCGGCTATTTCCTCCCATGCATTTATGCGTTAACGGGAAAGGACATCAAAAAGCTCAGCGAGCTTTCTCCAATACTCGATTATGCAAAATCGCTGATCAATGACACGCCGACGGTTGAAAACGCCTTGAATGCAGGTCTAGCCACGCTTATTGCAGCCGAGGTCATAGAGGCGTCAAGGTACGCTTCGTTAGGAAAACCATATGGAACTGAAACCCTTGACGGTTTTCCACATATGGGCTTCCAGTCCGATGTCTACATGAGGAAGCAAGGAGTGGGACTGGTTTCCCATACTCTCCCCGGGATTGCCGTAATTGTTGGCTACGCCCCTAACCCTGAAGTTGCAGGCAAAATCGGTAAGGAACTTCAAGAAAGGGGAATACTATCTTTTCTTGTTGGCCCAGTCTGCGAGCAAATGGCTCAAGCAGGTGTGAAACTGGGACAAGAATACGGAATGGTGCCTTTGGGAAGAGGGTTAACTGCAGCTAGTCACGCAAGCACCCTCGCCTTCAGATTGCCAATCGTGTTCGGAGGATACAAACCCGGAAAGAAAGATGAAATTTTAGACTACATTAAACACCGCGTGCCAGCCTTTATACTCCAGCTTGGCACCCTCGACAATATCCTGATGGCCGCGATTATGGGCGTAATAGCAATGGGGCTAACCGTAACCTCTGACCAAGAGATACCAAAAATAATCAACGGATTTACCTCGCAACCAGACTATTCAAAAATAGTCGAAAGCGCATGCGAAGTACGAAACTTAACCCTATACCCTGAAAATGTTATAAGACTAAAACGCCTCGAAATCCCAATCCCAATTGCGTTCGGACCAGCATTTGAAGGCAAGAGCATAAGGAAGGAACAGATGTACGTTGAGTTTGGCGGGGGCAAGTCACCGGCATTTGAACTTGTACGAATGAAAACGATGGAAGAAGTACAGGATGGCAAGATAGTAGTTGAAGGCCCAGAAATCGATCAAATGGAAGAGGGTAAAGCCTACCCCCTAGGAATAATAGTTGATATCGCCGGCAGAAAAATGGAAAAGGACTTTGAGCCAGTATTGGAGCGGCGCATCCACGAATGGATAAACTATGGCGAGGAAACGTGGCACCTTGGCCAACGCAAAATAAACTGGATTAGGATAAGCAAAGAAGGCTTCAAAAAAGGCTTCAAAATTCGTCACTTCGGAGACATCCTCTACGTTAAATATCATACAGACTTCCCAGCGATTGCCGAGAAAGTTCAGATAACATTGCTAACAGACAAAGCAAAGGTTGAGGAAGCACTGAAGGAAGCAACGCAATACTATGATGCCCGAGATGCAAGAATAACTGGGCTAACCGACGAACAAGTGGATACCTTCTATAGTTGCACCCTATGCCAAAGCTTTGCTGCCCAACACGTTTGCGTAATAACCCCTGAACGACCATCCCTATGCGGCGCAATTTCATGGTTGGACGCAAAAGCAAGCCATCGAATACAACCCGAGGGGTTAAACCAGCCAATAACCCCAGGTAAATGCTTGGACCCCGAGAGAGGCGAATGGGAAGGAGTTAACGAGTTTGTCTACAAGGCGTCACGAAATGCAACTAAACGATTACATCTATACAGCATTACAAGTTTTCCTGAAACTTCATGCGGCTGCTTCGAGTGCGTAGCAGTTGTAGCCTTTGAGGTGAACGGAGTCATAATCATTAACAGGGAATATGGAGGCGAAAATCCCACAGGACTCCCATTCTCAACGCTAGCAGGCACAATTGGAGGAGGAGTTCAGACACCAGGAGCTATGGGCATTGGTCGAATGTACATTTTAAGTAAGAAATTCATTAAGCCTGATGGCGGCATAAAGAGGGTTGTATGGATGCCTAGGGAACTGAAAGAGGCTCTGGAAAGCGGACTTAGAAAACGCGGAGAGGAAGAGGGTGTACCAGATCTCTATGACAAAATAGCTGACGAAACGGTTGCCAAAACCATGGAAGAACTAATAGCATATTTACAAAAAGTTAAACACCCAGTCCTTGAGATGCCTCCTCTCACAGTTTAA
- a CDS encoding [Fe-S]-binding protein, translated as MPEKVWVERPERCIGCYSCVYACSRELFGTTSATRAAIFVRTGKSLEERFHVVVCIACKNPPCAAACKKEALQAKPEGGVTLVASKCVDCKNFECLSACAIGALTLDPKTRKPIICTECGLCAKYCPHEVLGFGEAGGP; from the coding sequence ATGCCAGAAAAAGTTTGGGTTGAACGACCGGAACGTTGCATTGGATGCTATAGCTGTGTCTATGCTTGTTCAAGAGAACTTTTCGGCACAACTTCAGCTACTAGGGCCGCGATATTTGTCAGAACTGGAAAGAGCTTAGAGGAACGTTTTCACGTCGTTGTTTGCATAGCCTGTAAAAATCCTCCCTGTGCAGCGGCTTGTAAGAAAGAAGCTCTTCAAGCTAAACCAGAAGGCGGCGTGACACTTGTTGCCTCAAAATGCGTAGATTGCAAGAATTTTGAATGCCTGTCAGCATGTGCTATTGGCGCTTTAACGCTTGATCCTAAAACTAGGAAACCAATAATCTGTACGGAATGTGGACTTTGCGCAAAGTATTGCCCTCATGAAGTTTTGGGTTTTGGGGAGGCAGGTGGTCCATAG
- a CDS encoding orotate phosphoribosyltransferase, with protein sequence MSRKEELVRMKDDLIQVLVRTGAIKFGAFTLASGKLSPYYIDLRLIPSYPEAFRKILGFYASLAKTEIGLKNFDRIAGIPTAGIPFSAVLAFNLEKPFLYVRKEIKTHGRERRVEGLLMPGDRILLVDDLITTGTSLLGAADAVIAEGAVVKDALVLIDREEGGKQALSKLGIKLHYLLKISEAAKKLYEVGVVDQKQLKAILKQVK encoded by the coding sequence TTGAGTCGAAAAGAAGAACTTGTTCGCATGAAAGACGATTTGATTCAGGTTCTAGTGAGAACTGGAGCAATAAAGTTTGGTGCCTTTACTTTAGCAAGCGGAAAATTAAGTCCATATTATATTGATTTACGACTCATTCCAAGCTATCCGGAGGCGTTTCGGAAAATTTTGGGGTTTTACGCTAGTTTAGCGAAAACTGAAATCGGTTTAAAGAATTTTGATAGAATCGCTGGAATACCGACAGCTGGGATACCGTTTTCCGCGGTTCTTGCTTTTAATCTTGAAAAACCTTTCCTTTATGTTCGAAAAGAAATTAAAACTCATGGACGGGAGAGGAGGGTTGAAGGCCTCTTAATGCCAGGTGACCGTATTCTGCTTGTCGACGACCTTATCACTACAGGCACAAGCTTGCTAGGCGCCGCAGATGCAGTAATCGCGGAGGGAGCGGTCGTTAAAGATGCCCTCGTCCTTATAGACCGTGAAGAAGGTGGGAAGCAAGCTCTTTCTAAGCTCGGAATCAAATTACATTATCTCTTAAAAATATCTGAAGCTGCTAAAAAGTTATATGAAGTGGGAGTAGTCGATCAGAAGCAACTAAAAGCTATCCTTAAGCAAGTAAAATAA
- a CDS encoding acetyl-CoA decarbonylase/synthase complex subunit gamma — protein sequence MSAKLSPMQIYAVLPKKNCGECGVPTCLAFAFKVSTGEIKIEICPYITEETKTKMAALVAPPIKLITIGVGGKAVKIGGEEVVHRHEKRFNNETALAIEISDLMDAEQIAKRLEQANSIKVVRMGQTLRLNLVAVKGASANAQKFAETVKFVKEKSPFPLILCSFDPNIIEAGLNVAGADRPLIYAADENNWSKMAELAKRYNCPLTVYSPHNLEKLFSLVQQINAAGVSDLVLDVGLDTITDTINDLTILRRLAVKKGFKPAGYPTIAFPALLTSKQFDVENGYWEATVSSILLLRYASILVLRGVEIWELLSLLTLRQNIFTDPQKPVRVEPGLIAFGQPNENSPLLMTTNFALTYYTVAGDIESAKINCYLLVVDTEGLSVITAIAGEKLTAEKVADALKKFEAEKKVKHRQLVIPGAAAKISGKIEDSTGWKVIVGPKDSGEIGAFLKEKWLQQAS from the coding sequence ATGAGCGCAAAACTTTCCCCTATGCAGATCTACGCGGTTCTTCCAAAGAAAAACTGTGGAGAATGCGGCGTTCCCACATGTTTGGCCTTTGCTTTCAAAGTCTCCACAGGTGAAATTAAAATCGAGATTTGTCCCTACATCACCGAAGAAACAAAAACCAAGATGGCGGCACTCGTAGCCCCGCCGATAAAATTGATTACAATTGGTGTCGGCGGAAAAGCAGTAAAAATCGGGGGAGAAGAAGTCGTTCACAGACATGAAAAAAGGTTCAACAATGAAACTGCACTGGCAATTGAGATCAGCGACCTCATGGACGCCGAGCAAATAGCAAAACGACTCGAACAAGCCAATTCAATCAAAGTTGTCAGAATGGGACAAACACTACGACTAAACTTAGTCGCTGTAAAAGGCGCGTCGGCAAACGCCCAGAAATTTGCAGAAACCGTCAAGTTTGTTAAAGAAAAGAGCCCTTTCCCTTTGATCCTTTGCAGCTTCGATCCAAATATTATTGAAGCCGGCTTAAACGTTGCAGGTGCAGATCGCCCGCTAATCTATGCGGCGGATGAAAATAACTGGAGCAAAATGGCTGAGTTAGCCAAACGTTACAATTGCCCCCTAACCGTTTACTCCCCACATAACTTAGAAAAACTGTTTAGTCTAGTTCAGCAAATTAATGCCGCCGGTGTAAGTGACCTCGTATTAGATGTAGGCTTAGACACGATAACAGATACCATCAATGACCTAACGATATTAAGACGCCTAGCAGTGAAAAAGGGGTTTAAGCCAGCCGGCTACCCCACAATCGCGTTTCCAGCGCTGTTAACTAGTAAACAATTTGATGTTGAGAATGGATATTGGGAAGCTACGGTTAGTTCAATTCTTTTGCTAAGATATGCTAGCATACTGGTTTTGAGAGGAGTAGAAATTTGGGAACTGCTTTCACTGCTCACACTTAGACAAAATATCTTCACCGATCCCCAAAAACCAGTTCGCGTTGAACCTGGACTAATCGCATTCGGTCAGCCCAACGAGAATTCGCCGCTACTCATGACGACGAATTTTGCATTGACATATTACACCGTTGCGGGAGACATTGAATCCGCGAAAATTAATTGCTATCTCTTAGTCGTAGACACGGAGGGGCTATCGGTGATTACTGCAATCGCCGGGGAAAAATTAACAGCTGAGAAAGTGGCAGACGCGCTAAAGAAATTTGAGGCAGAAAAAAAGGTTAAACACCGCCAGTTAGTGATACCTGGGGCTGCCGCTAAAATTAGCGGAAAAATCGAGGATTCAACGGGCTGGAAGGTTATCGTGGGACCAAAGGATTCCGGCGAGATTGGAGCCTTTCTAAAGGAAAAATGGTTACAACAAGCCTCCTGA
- a CDS encoding aldehyde ferredoxin oxidoreductase family protein codes for MLSRILYINLTTKSVKIRSRVELFRKYLGGTGVAIRLLLEECPQNVDPFSPDAPIIMAAGPLTGLLPCCTKTVCMFKSPLTGNLGETHAGGRLASAIRFAGFGAIVIKGFADKLTYVTISDQKVGFHDAGAFKGQPPSVVEKALRIPNVEGLQSVVSIGLAGEKLVWYATANVDTYNHFGRLGLGAIFASKNLKAISITGTGEISAVNADALKLLYEELYQEAEKKGKMRKYHDLGTMENVLVLNEINALPTKNFTSGRFDFAENISGEAFAEKQMIRKVSCPGCPIGCMHIAALKIPFATQHEIGPIFLRYDYEPVYALGSNLLIKDQNDLLKLILLADEYGLDAMMLGTVLAWVTEAYEKGLISTSETLNVKPCWGDVESYIQITKNIVKMPNLFYTKLAQGVAEACEKYGGKDFAMAIGKNGLAGYLTGYAAFLGTLVGARHSHNSNAGYSIDQEACKSSLTHSEMVDKLIEEENWRCIQTSLVICLFARGIYTEEKVVEALKLVGINRSIDELKKLGREIFQNQYKFKFREGFDFHKENLPNRIFETPTLMGKLDRNVFTAMLAKYISKRFKRRELRK; via the coding sequence TTGCTCAGTCGAATCCTTTATATCAACCTCACAACTAAGTCGGTAAAAATTCGGAGTCGTGTAGAACTTTTTAGAAAATATCTTGGAGGAACAGGCGTTGCCATAAGGCTTCTTTTAGAAGAATGCCCCCAAAATGTTGATCCATTCTCTCCTGATGCTCCAATTATAATGGCGGCTGGTCCTCTTACAGGTCTACTTCCATGTTGTACAAAAACAGTCTGTATGTTTAAATCTCCTTTAACCGGGAATCTTGGAGAAACACATGCGGGAGGGCGATTGGCTTCTGCTATCCGTTTTGCGGGCTTTGGAGCTATTGTCATTAAGGGTTTTGCGGATAAGCTCACTTACGTTACAATTTCAGATCAAAAAGTGGGTTTTCATGATGCTGGTGCCTTTAAAGGTCAGCCGCCATCTGTAGTCGAAAAAGCGCTTAGAATTCCGAACGTTGAAGGTCTTCAGAGTGTGGTTAGCATCGGTCTCGCAGGTGAAAAATTAGTTTGGTATGCTACCGCAAATGTCGATACATATAACCACTTTGGGAGACTAGGACTTGGCGCAATATTTGCGAGTAAAAATCTCAAGGCAATCTCGATAACCGGGACCGGTGAAATTTCAGCTGTTAATGCTGATGCGCTAAAGCTTCTTTACGAAGAGTTGTACCAAGAGGCTGAAAAAAAAGGAAAAATGAGAAAGTATCACGATTTAGGAACAATGGAAAACGTGCTGGTGTTGAATGAGATTAATGCATTACCAACCAAAAACTTTACCTCAGGAAGATTTGATTTTGCTGAAAATATCTCAGGTGAAGCCTTTGCGGAAAAGCAGATGATAAGAAAAGTTTCATGTCCGGGGTGCCCAATAGGGTGCATGCATATTGCAGCGCTTAAAATTCCATTTGCTACGCAACATGAAATTGGTCCCATATTCCTTCGGTACGACTATGAGCCAGTTTACGCGCTTGGTTCCAATTTATTAATTAAGGATCAAAATGACCTTCTAAAACTGATTTTATTAGCTGACGAATACGGCCTCGATGCTATGATGCTAGGGACAGTTCTAGCTTGGGTGACAGAGGCTTACGAAAAAGGACTGATTTCAACTAGTGAAACCCTTAACGTTAAGCCATGCTGGGGAGACGTAGAAAGTTACATTCAGATCACGAAAAACATAGTCAAAATGCCTAACCTATTTTACACAAAGCTTGCTCAAGGTGTAGCCGAGGCGTGTGAGAAATATGGAGGAAAAGATTTTGCAATGGCGATTGGTAAGAACGGGTTAGCAGGTTATCTTACGGGATACGCTGCTTTCCTCGGAACACTCGTTGGGGCTAGACACTCGCATAACAGTAATGCTGGTTACTCCATTGATCAGGAGGCATGTAAATCTTCTTTAACGCATAGTGAGATGGTAGACAAACTGATCGAGGAAGAAAATTGGCGGTGCATTCAAACCTCCCTAGTAATATGCCTATTCGCACGTGGTATATATACCGAGGAAAAGGTGGTGGAGGCGTTAAAATTAGTTGGAATTAACCGTTCCATTGATGAATTAAAGAAGCTGGGAAGGGAAATATTTCAAAATCAATACAAATTCAAATTTAGAGAAGGTTTCGATTTTCATAAAGAGAATTTGCCGAACAGAATCTTCGAAACACCGACATTGATGGGAAAGTTAGATAGAAATGTATTTACAGCCATGCTCGCTAAATACATTTCTAAACGATTCAAGCGGCGCGAATTAAGAAAATGA
- the cdhD gene encoding CO dehydrogenase/acetyl-CoA synthase subunit delta, with product MEKIVGRISEVKIGATRAEGGTRDRVITIGGATALPFNYFEGKIPNPPAISFDVFDAPIGLPKALKAPYKDVMEDPAEWARFCVEKYGAEMVTIHLVSTDPENLDRSPEDAAKTIERVLQAVKVPIIIGGSGNPKKDPAVFTKVAEITQGERCLLASATPEQYQTIGAVAIAYGHSVVGWTSIDLDLAKQLNRLLLNLGVPKDRIVMDPTLASLGYGIEYSFSVMEKMRIAALLGDEALQMPMLAGVSNAWGAREAWKKSPELGPPEYRGPLWETISGIVAVMSGADLLMMMHPDAIKTVRKAINALQKGEKISTNIYDWIMDKESV from the coding sequence GTGGAAAAAATAGTTGGGCGCATATCCGAAGTGAAAATTGGCGCAACCCGCGCCGAAGGAGGAACGAGAGACCGCGTTATTACAATAGGTGGAGCTACAGCCCTGCCCTTCAATTATTTTGAAGGAAAAATCCCAAACCCACCCGCCATATCCTTTGACGTTTTCGATGCACCCATAGGGCTTCCGAAAGCCCTAAAGGCACCATATAAAGACGTTATGGAAGACCCAGCAGAGTGGGCTAGATTTTGTGTTGAAAAATACGGTGCTGAAATGGTTACGATCCACCTCGTCAGCACAGACCCAGAAAACTTAGACAGAAGCCCAGAGGACGCGGCTAAGACAATTGAAAGAGTTCTCCAAGCAGTCAAAGTTCCAATTATAATCGGCGGGTCAGGAAATCCGAAAAAAGATCCAGCAGTTTTTACCAAGGTTGCTGAAATAACTCAAGGAGAACGTTGTCTCCTCGCATCAGCAACTCCAGAACAATATCAAACCATAGGTGCAGTTGCAATAGCCTATGGTCATAGTGTTGTGGGTTGGACAAGCATTGATTTAGACCTTGCTAAGCAACTCAACAGGCTCCTCCTAAACCTTGGCGTTCCCAAGGATAGAATTGTAATGGATCCAACATTAGCATCCCTTGGATATGGAATAGAATATTCATTCTCAGTCATGGAGAAAATGCGAATTGCCGCCTTGCTTGGCGACGAGGCCCTCCAAATGCCAATGCTAGCCGGTGTTTCAAACGCCTGGGGTGCAAGAGAAGCCTGGAAAAAATCTCCCGAACTTGGTCCACCAGAGTATCGAGGCCCGTTATGGGAAACCATAAGTGGCATAGTTGCGGTTATGTCCGGAGCTGATCTCCTTATGATGATGCACCCTGACGCAATCAAAACCGTCCGAAAAGCAATAAACGCCCTTCAGAAGGGCGAGAAAATCTCTACGAACATCTATGATTGGATTATGGATAAGGAGTCAGTATGA
- a CDS encoding 4-hydroxy-tetrahydrodipicolinate synthase, translating to MKKLVLKGIMPPHITPMKHNGEIDESSLRECVRFWIESGVHGLVPCGSNGEAPYLSRDERKKVIELVVEEANGKIPVVAGTGSMSTKETIALTKDAEDVGATAALIVTPFYFRLSNREMIEHFKEISESVNIPIVLYNVPKFTGVNLEPSVIAQLAELDQVIGVKDSSGSIWQIAEIIRLARNKLSVLAGTGDVIFPTLMLGGNGAIVAIANVAPRICVTLYEAVRSGQYSKARELQLKLLPLNEVLTKKYGVVAVKEALNMIQKSAGYPRKPLLPLDDQGKEEIRAILKNLMLI from the coding sequence ATGAAAAAACTTGTACTCAAAGGAATTATGCCCCCTCATATAACGCCAATGAAACACAATGGAGAAATAGATGAAAGCTCGCTAAGGGAATGCGTTAGATTTTGGATCGAAAGCGGTGTTCATGGTCTTGTGCCATGCGGAAGCAATGGGGAGGCCCCATATCTCTCAAGGGATGAGCGTAAAAAGGTCATAGAATTAGTCGTAGAAGAGGCGAATGGAAAGATCCCAGTTGTGGCTGGAACCGGTAGTATGAGCACGAAGGAAACTATAGCCTTGACTAAAGATGCGGAGGATGTGGGAGCAACCGCTGCTTTGATCGTCACTCCATTCTACTTTAGACTTTCAAACAGGGAGATGATTGAGCACTTTAAGGAGATTTCGGAATCTGTCAATATACCTATTGTACTCTACAATGTCCCCAAGTTTACTGGGGTTAATCTTGAACCGAGCGTAATCGCCCAACTTGCTGAACTAGATCAAGTAATAGGCGTAAAAGATAGTAGTGGAAGTATCTGGCAAATAGCCGAAATAATTCGGCTGGCTAGAAATAAGCTCTCGGTCTTAGCGGGTACTGGCGACGTGATTTTTCCTACACTTATGCTCGGAGGAAATGGGGCAATTGTTGCCATAGCAAATGTTGCACCGAGAATTTGCGTCACCTTATATGAAGCCGTTAGAAGTGGTCAATATTCGAAAGCTAGGGAGCTACAACTGAAACTTTTGCCTTTAAACGAGGTGCTCACCAAGAAATATGGTGTCGTTGCAGTTAAAGAAGCTTTAAATATGATTCAGAAGTCTGCTGGTTATCCACGTAAACCTCTACTACCCTTAGACGATCAAGGCAAGGAAGAAATCCGTGCCATATTAAAGAATTTAATGCTCATTTAA
- a CDS encoding DUF166 domain-containing protein, with protein sequence MIIYAIIQGTYGARIVKNIRERGPKDWIVEVWNLTLRLPAVIDEPDDFIPKNVPKADLILSLTQDPNTAQLLPTLARKTGAKAVIVAVDDPNWLPMGLQLQTKRELENMGVASVYPRPFCTLTEVGNPFIDVFAKFFGNPELEIKVDSEEIKDVTVRRGAPCGSTWYVADKLKGVNKSNASNEAGLAHHYYPCLASMQLDKHSGETLMHLAGFAIKNAVEKAINSSSST encoded by the coding sequence GTGATAATTTACGCAATAATACAGGGAACATATGGAGCAAGGATAGTTAAGAACATTCGCGAAAGAGGACCTAAGGATTGGATAGTTGAAGTTTGGAACTTAACTCTCAGATTGCCGGCTGTAATAGATGAACCGGATGATTTTATTCCAAAAAACGTGCCAAAAGCTGATCTTATTCTTTCGTTGACTCAGGATCCAAACACTGCTCAATTATTACCTACACTCGCGAGAAAAACTGGTGCCAAGGCAGTGATAGTTGCGGTTGACGATCCAAACTGGCTTCCAATGGGGCTTCAGCTTCAGACTAAGAGAGAGCTTGAAAACATGGGCGTCGCCTCGGTTTATCCTCGTCCATTCTGTACATTAACTGAGGTTGGAAATCCGTTTATCGACGTCTTCGCTAAGTTTTTCGGAAATCCGGAACTTGAAATAAAAGTGGATAGTGAGGAGATTAAGGACGTTACGGTTAGACGAGGTGCTCCTTGTGGATCGACTTGGTATGTTGCAGATAAATTGAAGGGCGTTAACAAGTCTAATGCAAGTAACGAGGCTGGACTTGCTCATCACTATTACCCATGTTTAGCATCTATGCAGCTGGATAAGCATTCTGGAGAAACTTTAATGCATCTGGCTGGGTTTGCGATAAAAAATGCAGTAGAAAAGGCAATAAATTCCAGTTCTTCTACTTAA